The following proteins are encoded in a genomic region of Anaerolineae bacterium:
- a CDS encoding Gfo/Idh/MocA family oxidoreductase, with the protein MSKKIRWGILSTARINDALLDPIRQAKRSELAAVASRNLDKAKAYAQEKDIPKAYGSYEALLADPEIEVVYISLPNTFHQEWTVKAAEAGKHVLCEKPIVTSPEALDKVEAAAQANNVTVFEAFMYLHHPQTLKVKEMIEAGNLGRLSLIISWFNFYLPATDTNNIRLNPNMAGGSLWDVGVYPNSLAIVMAQAGAPVAVWANQIKGETGIDVVLAAQMKFTNGITAQISSGFRTPFREGAHIIGSDGQIWLKEPWKPGNGGKQDSQIVFSSRNDVVETVVIPATNPYLCEVEAMEACVLDGAQPVVPLSLSRDFLRSVLAMYESAKTGQPVHL; encoded by the coding sequence ATGTCTAAAAAAATCCGTTGGGGAATCTTGTCAACGGCTCGGATCAATGACGCTCTGCTTGACCCTATCCGTCAAGCCAAACGGAGTGAATTGGCCGCAGTAGCCAGCCGTAATCTGGATAAGGCCAAAGCGTATGCCCAGGAGAAAGATATTCCCAAGGCATACGGCAGTTATGAAGCCTTGCTGGCCGACCCGGAAATTGAGGTGGTCTACATTTCTTTGCCCAATACCTTCCACCAGGAATGGACCGTGAAAGCCGCTGAAGCAGGCAAACACGTATTGTGCGAAAAACCAATCGTCACCTCGCCAGAAGCGTTGGATAAAGTTGAAGCAGCGGCCCAAGCCAACAACGTTACAGTTTTTGAAGCCTTTATGTACCTGCATCATCCCCAAACTCTTAAAGTTAAAGAAATGATTGAAGCCGGTAACCTGGGCCGCTTATCTCTGATCATCAGTTGGTTTAACTTTTATCTACCCGCAACCGACACTAATAATATTCGTTTGAATCCAAATATGGCCGGTGGGTCTCTATGGGATGTAGGGGTTTATCCCAATAGCCTGGCCATTGTTATGGCCCAGGCCGGCGCTCCCGTTGCCGTCTGGGCAAATCAAATTAAGGGCGAAACCGGCATTGACGTGGTGCTGGCTGCCCAGATGAAATTTACCAACGGCATTACGGCCCAGATTTCATCCGGTTTCCGCACCCCCTTCCGCGAGGGCGCCCACATTATTGGCAGTGACGGGCAAATTTGGCTCAAAGAACCCTGGAAGCCGGGCAATGGTGGCAAACAAGATAGCCAGATTGTCTTTTCTAGCCGGAATGATGTGGTTGAGACCGTGGTCATTCCGGCTACCAATCCCTACCTGTGTGAAGTTGAGGCTATGGAAGCCTGCGTTTTGGACGGCGCCCAACCGGTTGTTCCGCTGAG